A genomic segment from Janibacter sp. DB-40 encodes:
- a CDS encoding cupin domain-containing protein: MSEQIDLSDHGPAPYVVNIEDATLQNSNYRSTLWTGKYMQLTVMAIAPGDDIGLEVHEDHDQFLRIEEGRGRAQLGPAEDDLSFDREVGDDDIVMVPAGQWHNITNIGDVPLKVYSLYSPPEHVHGTVHATKADQDADPTED; this comes from the coding sequence ATGAGCGAGCAGATCGACCTGTCCGACCACGGTCCCGCGCCCTACGTCGTCAACATCGAGGACGCGACGCTGCAGAACTCCAACTACCGCTCCACCCTGTGGACCGGGAAGTACATGCAGCTGACCGTCATGGCCATCGCGCCCGGCGACGACATCGGCCTGGAGGTCCACGAGGACCACGACCAGTTCCTGCGCATCGAGGAGGGCCGCGGTCGTGCCCAGCTCGGTCCGGCTGAGGACGACCTGTCCTTCGACCGCGAGGTCGGCGACGACGACATCGTCATGGTCCCCGCCGGCCAGTGGCACAACATCACCAACATCGGTGACGTCCCGCTGAAGGTGTACTCGCTCTACTCCCCGCCGGAGCACGTCCACGGCACGGTCCACGCGACCAAGGCCGACCAGGACGCGGACCCGACGGAGGACTGA
- a CDS encoding multicopper oxidase domain-containing protein — protein sequence MTSHVPSPQPAPNARPKGGAWAMRDHPGLLWMVTAVITAAVHPFVPDSTWLMVHMVALGALTHSIMVWSTHFTVSLLKNDPDIDVRATQNRRLVLLHLGVIGVLVGVPTTWWWLTLAGAGAVVVAVVWHGWQLVRRLRGALPGRFRIVVHHYLASAAFLPVGATLGVLLARGYSEEMHARMTLAHSLVNVLGWVGITVAGTLITLWPTILRVRMDPAAERRATQALPGLVAGLSVAVVGALVGWRWVLLAGVLGYLVALLWTGRSLVAPARAKPPMHFASWSVAAGAVWFLVGIAMVAWRVATAPDMTAMTAGYGRVAAVLIVGFGLQVLCGALSHLVPAVIGGGPKVVRVGIQAFDRLGMTRIVIINVPLALSLLPVPSGTRVVLTTLVLIGLAAFIPIMLIAVKRLVVARRAAATSTPTRAVTSSWAGPRPPGCSIPLPPHAAHGRRHPRGTRPGRRARPPTCARRWQRRGRGTRDERHADGRDHHGRGRRPGGHVLLPSGVEVPAGDRLVIELTNEDGGTVHDLHLDEETSTPRLAKGESATLDVGIVGDDREGWCTVTGHKAMGMTFDIAVIGGATAGDAPSEPGATGGSVGAGTHSMPGGASGDDALALDPGEKWPEDHEAYDATLPPLGDETTHRVTLRVQDVEMEVAPGVTQTRWTFGDTAPGPVLHGRVGDRFVITLVNDGSIGHSIDFHAGALAPDRPMRTIAPGEELTYTFTAERAGIWMYHCSTMPMSTHITKGMHGAVVIEPPDLPEVDRSYVLTASEIYGDTADGTPAATTFNGSAFQYDADQLTAKVGERVRFWVLDAGPNGPLSFHVVGGQFDTVWREGAYTLGGPDEVGGPSTGSQALGLLPGQGGFVELSFPEPGHYPFVNHVMSAAEKGAHGVVRVR from the coding sequence ATGACCTCCCACGTCCCCTCGCCGCAGCCGGCACCCAATGCCCGGCCGAAGGGGGGCGCCTGGGCGATGCGGGACCATCCCGGCCTCCTATGGATGGTCACCGCCGTCATCACGGCGGCCGTGCACCCCTTCGTCCCGGACTCGACCTGGCTGATGGTGCACATGGTCGCGCTGGGCGCACTCACCCACTCGATCATGGTGTGGAGCACGCACTTCACGGTAAGCCTGCTGAAGAACGACCCCGACATCGACGTGCGCGCCACCCAGAACCGGCGTCTCGTCCTGCTCCACCTCGGCGTCATCGGGGTGCTCGTCGGCGTCCCGACCACGTGGTGGTGGCTCACCCTCGCCGGTGCGGGCGCCGTCGTCGTCGCGGTCGTGTGGCACGGGTGGCAGCTGGTGCGGCGCCTGCGCGGCGCCCTCCCCGGACGATTCCGGATCGTCGTGCACCACTACCTCGCCTCGGCCGCCTTCCTGCCCGTCGGCGCGACCCTGGGCGTGCTCCTGGCCCGCGGGTACTCCGAGGAGATGCACGCGCGGATGACGCTGGCGCACTCCCTCGTCAACGTCCTCGGCTGGGTCGGCATCACCGTCGCCGGCACCCTGATCACGCTGTGGCCGACGATCCTGCGCGTGCGCATGGACCCGGCCGCCGAGCGGCGCGCCACCCAGGCCCTCCCCGGCCTCGTCGCGGGGCTCTCGGTCGCCGTCGTCGGCGCCCTCGTCGGGTGGCGCTGGGTGCTGCTCGCCGGCGTCCTCGGCTACCTGGTCGCCCTGCTGTGGACAGGGCGCTCGCTCGTCGCGCCCGCCCGGGCGAAGCCGCCGATGCACTTCGCGTCCTGGTCGGTCGCCGCCGGTGCCGTGTGGTTCCTCGTGGGGATCGCGATGGTCGCGTGGCGCGTCGCCACCGCACCCGACATGACCGCCATGACCGCTGGGTACGGCCGGGTGGCGGCGGTACTCATCGTCGGATTCGGCCTGCAGGTGCTCTGCGGCGCCCTCAGCCACCTGGTGCCCGCGGTCATCGGTGGCGGCCCGAAGGTCGTGCGTGTCGGGATCCAGGCCTTCGACCGGCTGGGCATGACCCGCATCGTCATCATCAACGTGCCCCTCGCCCTGTCGCTCCTGCCGGTCCCGTCCGGGACCCGGGTCGTGCTGACCACCCTCGTGCTCATCGGGCTGGCGGCGTTCATCCCGATCATGCTCATTGCCGTCAAGCGCCTGGTCGTCGCCCGGCGCGCGGCCGCGACCTCGACCCCCACCCGCGCCGTGACCTCGAGCTGGGCCGGTCCGAGGCCGCCCGGGTGCTCGATCCCCCTTCCCCCGCACGCAGCTCATGGCCGGCGTCACCCTCGTGGCACTCGCCCTGGCCGCCGGGCCCGCCCTCCAACCTGTGCTCGACGGTGGCAGCGGCGCGGTCGCGGCACCCGCGACGAGCGTCACGCCGACGGGCGAGACCACCACGGTCGAGGTCGTCGCCCAGGAGGACATGTCCTTCTCCCCTCCGGTGTCGAGGTGCCGGCGGGTGACCGGTTGGTCATCGAGCTGACCAACGAGGACGGCGGCACCGTCCACGACCTCCACCTCGACGAGGAGACGAGCACTCCCCGACTGGCGAAGGGGGAGAGCGCCACCCTCGACGTCGGCATCGTCGGTGACGACCGGGAGGGCTGGTGCACCGTCACCGGCCACAAGGCCATGGGGATGACCTTCGACATCGCCGTCATCGGCGGCGCGACCGCCGGCGACGCCCCGTCCGAGCCCGGCGCCACGGGCGGGTCCGTGGGTGCGGGCACGCACAGCATGCCCGGCGGGGCGAGCGGTGACGACGCCCTCGCCCTGGACCCGGGCGAGAAGTGGCCCGAGGACCACGAGGCCTACGACGCCACCCTGCCGCCCCTGGGCGACGAGACGACCCACCGGGTGACGCTGCGGGTGCAGGACGTGGAGATGGAGGTCGCGCCCGGGGTCACGCAGACGCGCTGGACCTTCGGGGACACCGCGCCCGGGCCGGTGCTGCACGGTCGGGTCGGCGACAGGTTCGTCATCACGCTCGTCAACGACGGCAGCATCGGGCACTCGATCGACTTCCATGCGGGGGCACTGGCCCCTGACCGCCCCATGCGCACGATCGCCCCCGGTGAGGAGCTGACGTACACCTTCACCGCCGAGCGCGCGGGGATCTGGATGTACCACTGCTCGACGATGCCGATGTCGACGCACATCACCAAGGGCATGCACGGCGCGGTGGTCATCGAGCCCCCGGACCTGCCCGAGGTGGACCGCTCCTACGTGCTCACCGCGTCCGAGATCTACGGCGACACCGCGGACGGGACGCCGGCCGCCACGACCTTCAACGGGAGCGCCTTCCAGTACGACGCGGACCAGCTGACGGCGAAGGTCGGTGAGCGCGTCCGCTTCTGGGTGCTCGACGCGGGACCGAACGGTCCGCTGTCCTTCCACGTCGTCGGTGGCCAGTTCGACACCGTGTGGCGGGAGGGCGCCTACACCCTCGGCGGACCGGACGAGGTGGGCGGGCCGAGCACCGGGTCACAGGCGCTGGGGCTGCTGCCGGGCCAGGGCGGATTCGTCGAGCTGAGTTTCCCGGAGCCGGGGCACTACCCCTTCGTCAACCACGTGATGAGCGCCGCGGAGAAGGGCGCGCACGGCGTCGTCCGCGTGCGCTGA
- a CDS encoding exonuclease domain-containing protein produces MRLGPVRSPQRRRGAALAAAPPGPLRDYLSAPFVDPGTRVDELPLLALDVETTGLDVQRDRVVAVGWVPVDGRSIDLSGAGRRVLGVRMDVGQSATVHGLTDDAIARGEVPIAVLEEILRVLRGRVLLAHHAAIEVGFLDAACRRVWGASFATPVVDTLALQRRVLAGRLEAHPELHPGELRLWAARERYGLPHYRAHEPLTDALACAELYLAQTSELSHRTRKPLSLKAIQHT; encoded by the coding sequence ATGAGGCTCGGCCCGGTCCGATCACCGCAACGGCGGCGCGGGGCGGCGCTGGCTGCGGCTCCACCCGGCCCGCTGCGGGACTACCTGTCCGCCCCCTTCGTCGATCCGGGGACCCGCGTGGACGAGCTGCCGCTGCTCGCGCTCGACGTCGAGACCACGGGCCTGGACGTCCAGCGCGACCGGGTCGTCGCGGTCGGCTGGGTGCCGGTCGACGGCCGGTCCATCGACCTCTCCGGCGCCGGGCGGCGCGTCCTCGGCGTGCGCATGGACGTCGGGCAGTCCGCGACGGTGCACGGCCTCACCGACGACGCGATCGCCCGGGGTGAGGTCCCGATCGCCGTCCTGGAGGAGATCCTCCGGGTGCTGCGTGGCCGCGTGCTGCTGGCGCACCACGCCGCGATCGAGGTCGGTTTCCTCGATGCTGCGTGCCGGCGGGTGTGGGGAGCTTCCTTCGCCACGCCCGTGGTCGACACCCTCGCGCTCCAGCGCCGGGTGCTCGCCGGTCGCCTCGAGGCTCATCCGGAGCTGCACCCCGGGGAGCTACGCCTGTGGGCGGCGCGGGAGCGCTACGGCCTGCCGCACTACCGGGCCCACGAGCCCCTGACCGACGCCCTCGCGTGCGCGGAGCTCTACCTCGCGCAGACCTCGGAGCTCTCGCACCGGACGAGGAAGCCGTTGTCCCTCAAGGCCATCCAGCACACCTGA
- a CDS encoding hemerythrin domain-containing protein has product MCSYCGCRSIGIIGRFSTEHDELVNVTGLLRRAVAAGRTDEVAGLVDDVERLLHPHTDAEEAGLFAVLRRDEDFTEHIDALCGEHVDLDGLLARIRAGETELVARFDTELRAHIQREENGLFPASLTTLGGAEWEEVDELTAAASPVSPLRSS; this is encoded by the coding sequence ATGTGCTCCTACTGCGGGTGCCGCTCCATCGGCATCATCGGTCGCTTCAGCACCGAGCACGACGAGCTGGTCAACGTGACCGGCCTGCTGCGCCGCGCCGTTGCCGCCGGCCGCACCGACGAGGTCGCCGGGCTGGTCGATGACGTCGAGCGCCTGCTCCATCCGCACACCGACGCGGAGGAGGCCGGACTCTTCGCCGTGCTGCGCCGCGACGAGGACTTCACCGAGCACATCGACGCCCTGTGCGGCGAGCACGTGGACCTCGACGGCCTCCTCGCCCGCATCCGCGCCGGTGAGACCGAGCTGGTCGCCCGGTTCGACACCGAGCTGCGTGCGCACATCCAGCGCGAGGAGAACGGCCTCTTCCCCGCCTCCCTGACGACTCTCGGCGGTGCCGAGTGGGAGGAGGTCGACGAGCTGACCGCCGCCGCCTCCCCGGTCTCCCCGCTCCGCTCGTCATGA
- a CDS encoding putative nucleotidyltransferase substrate binding domain-containing protein, with amino-acid sequence MVDVELAEVADFLAEHAPFDALPERVRRALPARMTVRYHRRGTSLMAVGVDSHDLMLVRSGAIEIRDADGGLVDRGAEGTTVGSTTLVGGNPSRFDVVAIEDTLALHLPGTLFHELSSEHPDFADHFDAERADRLRSAASSTMTNATGEAILRTSAGELVRRPPVTVPPHVTIADAAGVMTDEGISSLLVVEGREVVGILTDRDLRRRVVAARVDPAGPVSSVMTADPVVAPAEASALELLMTMTERAVHHLPVVDGGQPVGVVTTTDLMRLERANVVHIVGDVTKQRDVAGVVGLARRTPRLVEQLVGQDVGAADITRVVTTVGDAVERRLIALAEERLAARGYGPAPRYCWMVLGSRARHEQALGSDQDHAVIIADDAPEGAEEYIAALAHEVVSGLEAAGYPRCLGDVMASNPRWRQRLTGWRREYRRWITEPVPDAVLRASIFFDSRPLLGDESLHARLEEDITELAPDGSNFLAHLGKQAVSNEPPLGFFRGFVLAKAGEHKDTLDLKRGGMGSIVDLARVHALRAGLVSVNTRSRLLAAGRAGSLSPSLAASLVDALDFITHVRLVHQAAQAASGNRPDSRVRPSDLSAFEQRSLREAFHVIRSAQQALAHSDPSVRYS; translated from the coding sequence ATGGTCGATGTCGAGCTGGCCGAGGTCGCTGACTTCCTCGCGGAGCACGCTCCCTTCGATGCGCTTCCGGAGCGGGTCCGCCGGGCCCTGCCCGCGCGGATGACGGTGCGTTACCACCGTCGCGGCACGAGCCTGATGGCCGTCGGCGTCGACAGCCACGACCTGATGCTCGTGCGCTCGGGCGCGATCGAGATCCGGGACGCCGACGGTGGGCTGGTCGACCGGGGGGCGGAGGGCACGACGGTCGGGTCGACGACGCTCGTCGGCGGCAACCCCTCGCGCTTCGACGTCGTGGCCATCGAGGACACGCTCGCCCTGCACCTGCCCGGGACGCTCTTCCACGAGCTCTCGAGCGAGCACCCCGACTTCGCCGACCACTTCGACGCCGAGCGGGCTGACCGGCTGCGGTCGGCCGCATCGTCGACGATGACCAACGCGACGGGGGAGGCCATCCTGCGCACCTCGGCGGGTGAGCTCGTCCGTCGGCCACCGGTCACCGTGCCGCCCCATGTCACCATCGCCGACGCTGCCGGGGTGATGACCGACGAAGGGATCTCCAGCCTCCTCGTCGTGGAGGGCCGTGAGGTCGTCGGGATCCTCACCGATCGCGACCTCCGCCGACGCGTGGTGGCAGCGAGGGTCGACCCGGCCGGGCCCGTGTCCTCGGTGATGACCGCCGACCCCGTCGTCGCACCCGCCGAGGCCTCCGCGCTCGAGCTGCTCATGACGATGACGGAGCGCGCCGTGCACCACCTCCCCGTCGTCGACGGTGGGCAGCCCGTCGGGGTGGTGACGACGACCGACCTCATGCGGCTGGAGCGGGCCAACGTGGTCCACATCGTCGGTGACGTCACGAAGCAGCGCGACGTCGCGGGCGTGGTCGGGCTCGCGCGTCGGACACCGCGCCTCGTCGAGCAGCTCGTCGGCCAGGACGTGGGCGCAGCAGACATCACCCGCGTCGTCACGACCGTCGGCGACGCCGTCGAGCGCCGCCTGATCGCACTGGCGGAGGAACGGCTGGCCGCCCGGGGGTACGGGCCGGCGCCCCGGTACTGCTGGATGGTGCTCGGCTCCCGCGCCCGGCACGAGCAGGCGCTCGGCAGCGACCAGGACCACGCCGTGATCATCGCCGACGACGCCCCCGAGGGGGCCGAGGAGTACATCGCCGCGCTCGCCCACGAGGTCGTCTCGGGGCTCGAGGCCGCCGGGTACCCCCGCTGCCTCGGCGATGTCATGGCGAGCAACCCGCGCTGGCGCCAGCGACTCACCGGCTGGCGCCGGGAGTACCGCCGTTGGATCACCGAGCCGGTCCCCGATGCGGTACTGCGGGCGAGCATCTTCTTCGACTCGCGACCGCTTCTGGGCGACGAGAGCCTGCACGCCCGCCTCGAGGAGGACATCACCGAGCTCGCCCCCGACGGGAGCAACTTCCTCGCCCACCTCGGCAAGCAGGCCGTGTCCAACGAGCCGCCGCTCGGGTTCTTCCGCGGCTTCGTGCTCGCCAAGGCGGGCGAGCACAAGGACACCCTCGACCTCAAGCGCGGGGGGATGGGGTCGATCGTCGACCTCGCCCGGGTGCACGCCCTGCGTGCCGGGCTCGTGTCGGTCAACACCCGCTCCCGCCTGCTCGCCGCCGGGCGGGCCGGCTCGCTCAGCCCGTCGTTGGCCGCCAGCCTGGTCGACGCGCTGGACTTCATCACGCACGTGCGTCTGGTGCACCAGGCCGCGCAGGCGGCGAGCGGCAACCGGCCCGACTCCCGGGTGCGGCCGAGCGACCTCAGCGCGTTCGAGCAGCGCTCGCTCCGCGAGGCCTTCCACGTGATCCGCTCCGCCCAGCAGGCGCTCGCCCACAGCGACCCGTCCGTGCGCTACTCATGA
- the ahpC gene encoding alkyl hydroperoxide reductase subunit C has product MSLINTQIQPFEATGYINGEFKDFSDKDIAGKWAIFFFYPADFTFVCPTELEDLAAEYDSELKDLGVEVFSVSTDTHFTHKAWHETSDAVGKVTYPMLGDPTATISRNFDILREDEGLANRGTFLVDPDGVIQFMEITAEGIGRNAKELVRKVKAAQYVRNNPGEVCPAKWEEGADTLAPSLDLVGKI; this is encoded by the coding sequence ATGTCGCTCATCAACACCCAGATCCAGCCCTTCGAGGCCACCGGCTACATCAACGGTGAGTTCAAGGACTTCTCCGACAAGGACATCGCCGGCAAGTGGGCGATCTTCTTCTTCTACCCGGCCGACTTCACCTTCGTCTGCCCGACGGAGCTCGAGGACCTGGCCGCCGAGTACGACAGCGAGCTGAAGGACTTGGGCGTCGAGGTCTTCTCCGTCTCGACCGACACGCACTTCACGCACAAGGCGTGGCACGAGACCTCCGACGCGGTCGGCAAGGTCACCTACCCGATGCTCGGCGACCCGACCGCGACGATCTCGCGCAACTTCGACATCCTGCGTGAGGACGAGGGCCTGGCCAACCGTGGCACCTTCCTCGTCGACCCGGACGGCGTCATCCAGTTCATGGAGATCACCGCCGAGGGCATCGGCCGCAACGCCAAGGAGCTCGTGCGCAAGGTCAAGGCCGCGCAGTACGTGCGCAACAACCCGGGCGAGGTCTGCCCGGCCAAGTGGGAAGAGGGCGCCGACACGCTCGCCCCGAGCCTGGACCTCGTCGGCAAGATCTGA
- a CDS encoding DUF2249 domain-containing protein — translation MTTNLPMVEEIPALDVRPIPRSIRHATVIGALSAIRPGRSLDLVAPHDPQPLLRQIDGHEPDTWTVDYLEQGPEAWTLRLTRGES, via the coding sequence ATGACGACGAACCTGCCCATGGTGGAGGAGATCCCCGCCCTCGACGTGCGGCCCATCCCCCGCTCGATCCGTCACGCCACCGTCATCGGTGCGCTCTCGGCGATCCGGCCGGGCCGCTCCCTGGACCTCGTCGCGCCCCACGACCCCCAGCCGCTGCTGCGTCAGATCGACGGCCACGAGCCCGACACGTGGACCGTCGACTACCTCGAGCAGGGCCCCGAGGCGTGGACCCTGCGCCTGACCCGAGGGGAGTCCTGA
- a CDS encoding helix-turn-helix domain-containing protein yields the protein MENTTLGPEPAPEADPGDLGAAVRQVLEALRAGGRPMRVTEIAASVGSHENTVRSHLTQLLERSLVTADTAPAEGRGRPAVLYEAGPRPGVRVDEYRALAGAFAADLVASEDSPHVRDRARRIGRAWGARLAARGTTVTEREHLDSTLADLGFGPVRDGATVRLTTCPLLDLAVENPDVICQVHLGLVDGTLGRGDGDEPAELIPFAEPGACLLRVPER from the coding sequence GTGGAAAATACAACCCTTGGGCCGGAGCCGGCGCCGGAGGCAGACCCGGGCGATCTCGGGGCCGCGGTGCGGCAGGTGCTCGAGGCCCTGCGCGCCGGTGGTCGACCCATGCGGGTCACCGAGATCGCCGCCAGCGTCGGCTCCCACGAGAACACCGTCCGCAGCCACCTCACCCAGCTGCTCGAGCGCTCCCTCGTCACCGCCGACACCGCACCCGCCGAGGGGCGCGGTCGTCCCGCGGTGCTGTACGAGGCCGGCCCGCGGCCGGGAGTGCGCGTGGACGAGTACCGCGCCCTTGCCGGCGCCTTCGCCGCCGACCTCGTCGCCAGCGAGGACAGCCCGCACGTGCGCGACCGGGCCCGGCGCATCGGCCGCGCCTGGGGTGCGCGGCTGGCCGCCCGCGGGACCACGGTGACCGAGCGGGAGCACCTCGACTCCACCCTCGCCGATCTGGGATTCGGGCCGGTCCGGGACGGCGCGACCGTGCGTCTGACGACCTGCCCGCTCCTCGACCTCGCGGTGGAGAACCCGGACGTCATCTGCCAGGTCCACCTCGGCCTCGTCGACGGGACCCTGGGTCGGGGCGACGGCGACGAGCCGGCCGAGCTGATCCCCTTCGCCGAGCCGGGGGCCTGCCTGCTGCGCGTGCCGGAGCGCTGA
- the ahpF gene encoding alkyl hydroperoxide reductase subunit F, translating to MALDPNLATQLKAYLENLREPIELVATLDDGAKSTELDELLVEIEGMSDKITRRLAEGAERNERVPSFAITRAGSPDVSVRFAGIPMGHEFTSLVLALLQVGGHPSKASQDVLEQIGSLQGEHTFETFFSLSCQNCPDVVQALNLMSVLNPNITHVAIDGAVFPTEAEDRGVLAVPTVFRNGELFGSGRMELAEIVGKVDELSGGDAAARAAEELSSRDPYDVLVVGGGPAGASAAIYAARKGIRTGLVADRVGGQVLDTMSIENLVSVPHTEGPKLAADLERHMSEYDIDLVRSQQAAGLSEGENGLTVLDLANGAALSGKTVVLATGARWRTMGVPGEEEYRNKGVTFCPHCDGPLFKGKDVAVIGGGNSGVEAAIDLAGVVGHVTLIEFLDEMRADEVLQRKLRSLPNVDVRLGTKTTEVIGDGAKVTGIAVEPREGGETEQLDVEGVFVQIGLLPNTEWLGDAVELSERGEIVIDGVGRTNLPGVFAAGDCTTEPYKQIVSALGAGSTASLSAFDHLIRTSAPSDEAAMAATKVADGPIEAGDQIDVPDSVGASA from the coding sequence ATGGCCCTCGATCCGAACCTCGCCACCCAGCTCAAGGCCTACCTCGAGAACCTCCGCGAGCCGATCGAGCTCGTCGCGACCCTCGACGACGGCGCCAAGTCCACGGAGCTCGACGAGCTGCTCGTCGAGATCGAGGGCATGAGCGACAAGATCACCCGCCGTCTCGCCGAGGGTGCCGAGCGCAACGAGCGCGTCCCCTCCTTCGCGATCACCCGCGCCGGCTCCCCGGACGTGTCCGTGCGCTTCGCCGGCATCCCGATGGGTCACGAGTTCACCTCGCTGGTCCTCGCGCTGCTGCAGGTCGGTGGCCACCCGAGCAAGGCCTCGCAGGACGTCCTCGAGCAGATCGGTTCCCTGCAGGGTGAGCACACGTTCGAGACCTTCTTCTCGCTCAGCTGCCAGAACTGCCCGGACGTCGTCCAGGCCCTCAATCTCATGAGCGTGCTCAACCCCAACATCACGCACGTCGCGATCGACGGTGCGGTCTTCCCGACCGAGGCCGAGGACCGCGGCGTCCTCGCGGTCCCCACCGTCTTCCGCAACGGTGAGCTCTTCGGCTCCGGCCGGATGGAGCTCGCCGAGATCGTCGGCAAGGTCGACGAGCTGTCCGGTGGCGACGCCGCCGCGCGTGCCGCCGAGGAGCTCAGCTCCCGTGACCCCTATGACGTCCTCGTCGTCGGTGGCGGTCCTGCCGGTGCCTCCGCCGCGATCTACGCCGCGCGCAAGGGCATCCGCACCGGGCTCGTCGCCGACCGGGTCGGCGGCCAGGTCCTCGACACCATGTCGATCGAGAACCTCGTGTCCGTCCCGCACACCGAGGGCCCGAAGCTTGCGGCCGACCTCGAGCGCCACATGTCCGAGTACGACATCGATCTCGTGCGCAGCCAGCAGGCGGCCGGCCTCAGCGAGGGGGAGAACGGCCTGACCGTGCTCGACCTCGCCAACGGCGCGGCCCTGTCCGGCAAGACCGTCGTCCTGGCCACCGGTGCCCGCTGGCGGACCATGGGTGTCCCCGGCGAGGAGGAGTACCGCAACAAGGGCGTCACCTTCTGCCCCCACTGCGACGGCCCCCTCTTCAAGGGCAAGGACGTCGCCGTCATCGGCGGCGGCAACTCCGGCGTCGAGGCCGCGATCGACCTCGCCGGCGTCGTCGGTCACGTGACACTCATCGAGTTCCTCGACGAGATGCGCGCCGACGAGGTGCTCCAGCGCAAGCTGCGCTCGCTGCCCAACGTCGACGTCCGCCTCGGCACCAAGACCACCGAGGTCATCGGTGACGGCGCCAAGGTCACCGGCATCGCGGTCGAGCCGCGCGAGGGTGGCGAGACCGAGCAGCTCGACGTCGAGGGTGTCTTCGTCCAGATCGGTCTGCTCCCCAACACCGAGTGGCTCGGTGACGCGGTCGAGCTGAGCGAGCGCGGCGAGATCGTCATCGACGGCGTCGGCAGGACGAACCTCCCGGGCGTCTTCGCCGCCGGCGACTGCACGACCGAGCCGTACAAGCAGATCGTGAGCGCGCTCGGTGCCGGATCCACCGCATCACTGAGCGCCTTCGACCACCTGATCCGCACCAGCGCACCCTCGGACGAGGCCGCGATGGCCGCGACGAAGGTGGCCGACGGGCCGATCGAGGCCGGGGACCAGATCGACGTTCCCGACTCGGTGGGCGCCTCCGCCTGA
- a CDS encoding alpha/beta hydrolase, translating into MKSTIEFTHLPGPGEPVVLIHGIGHRRQAWGEVPRLLNDRGYDVYVVDLPGHGTSPTPTRPDGYTMRSTAEQLERLFASLGVDRPHVVGNSLGGAVALELAHAGAARTATVLSPAGFFPVHHLPNIAVNLLFMKLGSYLPEAVHRSLVGHEWFRRIAFRSLYTHPETITVEAGVGDTLNLRRSKGFWPHFVRATFLRFTKDVQVPTTVAWGDTDRLLLPSEAHTARRRLPGATHVTLPDSGHCPQHDHPELVVDVVSATINRVSSGAMESAATQRPAG; encoded by the coding sequence ATGAAGAGCACCATCGAGTTCACGCACCTGCCCGGGCCCGGCGAGCCCGTCGTCCTCATCCACGGGATCGGCCACCGGCGCCAGGCGTGGGGTGAGGTGCCGCGGCTGCTCAATGACCGCGGGTACGACGTGTACGTCGTCGACCTGCCGGGCCACGGGACCTCGCCGACGCCCACCCGGCCGGACGGCTACACGATGCGCAGCACCGCCGAGCAGCTCGAGCGGCTCTTCGCCTCGCTCGGGGTCGACCGGCCGCACGTCGTCGGCAACTCCCTCGGTGGGGCCGTCGCGCTCGAGCTCGCCCACGCCGGTGCGGCGCGCACGGCCACCGTGCTCTCCCCGGCGGGCTTCTTCCCCGTGCACCACCTGCCCAACATCGCGGTGAACCTGCTCTTCATGAAGCTCGGCAGCTACCTCCCCGAGGCGGTGCACCGCTCGCTGGTCGGCCACGAGTGGTTCCGCAGGATCGCCTTCCGCTCGCTCTACACCCACCCCGAGACCATCACGGTCGAGGCGGGGGTGGGCGACACCCTCAACCTGCGTCGGTCGAAGGGGTTCTGGCCGCACTTCGTCCGGGCGACGTTCCTGCGCTTCACCAAGGACGTGCAGGTCCCGACGACGGTCGCCTGGGGTGACACCGACCGGCTGCTGCTGCCGTCCGAGGCGCACACCGCTCGGCGTCGGCTGCCCGGCGCCACGCACGTGACCCTGCCGGACAGCGGCCACTGCCCGCAGCACGACCACCCGGAGCTGGTCGTCGACGTCGTGTCGGCGACGATCAATCGGGTCTCGAGCGGGGCGATGGAGTCCGCCGCAACGCAGCGCCCGGCCGGCTGA